A window from Megasphaera vaginalis (ex Bordigoni et al. 2020) encodes these proteins:
- a CDS encoding ATP-binding protein: MAYPIKYIENNLVWNKDGECYAYYELIPYNYSFLSPEQKIQVHDSFRQLIAQNRDGKIHALQISTESSIRSAQERSKEEVTGKLKVIAYDKIDQQTDALISMIGENQVDYRFFIGFKLLLNDQEFSMKSLTVEAKNALSDFVYDVNHKLMGDFVSMSNDEILRFQKMEKLLENKISRRFKIRRLDKDDFGYLIEHLYGQTGTAYEDYEYHLSKKKLDNETLIKYYDLIKPTRCLVEEKQRYLKIQQEDETVYVAYFTINSIVGELDFPSSEIFYYQQQQFTFPIDTSMNVEIVANRKALSTVRNKKKELKDLDNHAWQSDNETSSNVAEALESVNELENNLDQSKESMYKLSYVVRVSANDLDELKRRCNEVKDFYDDLSVKLVRPFGDMLGLHEEFLPSSKRYMNDYIQYVTSDFLAGLGFGATQMLGENEGIYVGYSLDTGRNVYLKPALASQGVKGSVTNALASAFVGSLGGGKSFANNLIVYYAVLYGAQAVIVDPKAERGRWKETLPEIAHEINIVNLTSDEKNKGLLDPYVIMKNPKDSESLAIDILTFLTGISSRDSDRFPVLRKAIRAVTNSEVRGLLKVIEELRVEGTQISTSIADHIESFTDYDFAHLLFSDGYVEQSISLEKQLNIIQVADLVLPDKETSFEEYTTMELLSVAMLIVISTFALDFIHTDRSIFKIVDLDEAWSFLQVAQGKTLSMKLVRAGRAMNAGVYFVTQNTDDLLDEKLKNNLGLKFAFRSTDLNEIKKTLAFFGVDPEDENNQKRLRDLENGQCLISDLYGRVGVIQFHPVFEELLHAFDTRPPVRKEV; the protein is encoded by the coding sequence ATGGCATATCCAATTAAATACATTGAAAATAATCTGGTCTGGAATAAAGATGGCGAATGTTACGCCTATTATGAGCTTATTCCTTACAATTACTCATTCCTAAGTCCAGAACAGAAAATACAAGTGCATGATTCTTTCAGACAGCTTATCGCACAAAATCGTGATGGCAAGATTCATGCTCTACAAATCAGTACAGAATCCAGCATACGTTCTGCACAAGAACGTTCCAAAGAGGAAGTAACTGGCAAACTCAAAGTAATTGCCTATGACAAAATCGACCAACAGACAGACGCTTTAATATCCATGATTGGCGAAAATCAAGTGGACTACCGCTTCTTTATCGGCTTTAAGTTGCTTCTCAACGATCAAGAGTTTTCTATGAAAAGTCTTACCGTTGAAGCCAAAAATGCTTTGTCTGATTTTGTCTATGATGTGAACCATAAGCTAATGGGCGATTTTGTCAGCATGAGTAATGATGAAATCCTGCGTTTTCAGAAGATGGAAAAGCTCTTGGAAAATAAAATCTCTCGTCGTTTCAAAATCCGTAGACTGGATAAGGACGACTTCGGCTATCTGATTGAACATCTTTATGGACAGACAGGTACAGCTTATGAAGATTATGAGTACCATCTATCAAAGAAGAAGCTGGATAATGAAACGCTGATTAAATATTATGACCTTATTAAACCGACCCGTTGTCTGGTGGAAGAAAAACAGCGATACCTAAAAATTCAACAGGAAGACGAAACCGTCTATGTGGCGTACTTTACCATCAACAGCATTGTCGGCGAATTGGACTTTCCGTCCTCTGAAATCTTCTACTACCAGCAACAGCAATTTACATTCCCGATTGATACTTCTATGAATGTGGAAATCGTGGCAAACCGTAAAGCACTAAGCACCGTTCGTAATAAAAAGAAAGAACTAAAAGACCTAGATAACCACGCATGGCAAAGTGATAACGAAACCAGCTCTAATGTGGCGGAAGCTCTGGAAAGTGTCAATGAGCTGGAAAATAATTTAGACCAAAGCAAGGAATCCATGTATAAGCTCTCTTATGTGGTGCGTGTTTCCGCAAATGACTTGGACGAATTGAAACGTCGTTGTAATGAAGTGAAAGATTTTTATGACGATTTAAGTGTCAAGTTGGTACGACCATTTGGAGATATGCTGGGCTTACATGAAGAATTTTTACCATCAAGCAAGCGTTATATGAATGACTATATTCAGTATGTAACCTCTGATTTCTTAGCTGGACTTGGTTTCGGTGCTACTCAAATGCTTGGCGAAAATGAGGGTATTTATGTTGGCTATAGCTTAGATACAGGACGCAATGTCTACCTCAAACCTGCTCTTGCCAGTCAAGGGGTTAAGGGTTCAGTAACCAATGCATTAGCGTCTGCCTTTGTAGGTTCGCTAGGCGGTGGAAAATCCTTTGCGAATAACCTTATCGTCTATTATGCAGTGCTTTATGGGGCACAAGCAGTGATTGTTGACCCGAAAGCGGAACGTGGCAGATGGAAAGAAACCTTGCCAGAAATCGCTCACGAAATTAATATTGTCAATCTGACTTCTGATGAGAAAAATAAAGGCTTACTTGACCCTTACGTGATTATGAAAAATCCCAAAGATTCTGAATCACTGGCAATCGACATTTTGACGTTCCTTACGGGGATTTCATCACGAGATTCTGACCGTTTCCCTGTTCTACGAAAAGCCATTCGTGCTGTAACTAATAGTGAAGTGCGAGGTCTTCTGAAAGTGATTGAGGAATTACGGGTTGAGGGAACTCAAATAAGCACCAGCATAGCCGACCATATCGAAAGTTTTACAGACTATGACTTTGCACATCTGCTCTTTAGTGATGGATATGTGGAGCAGTCTATCAGTCTTGAAAAACAACTGAACATCATACAGGTTGCCGACTTGGTACTTCCCGATAAAGAAACCTCCTTTGAGGAATATACCACAATGGAGTTACTATCGGTGGCAATGCTGATTGTCATTAGTACCTTTGCGTTAGACTTTATCCATACAGACAGAAGCATTTTTAAAATTGTTGACTTAGACGAAGCGTGGAGCTTCTTACAGGTGGCACAAGGTAAAACACTGTCTATGAAACTGGTTCGTGCTGGACGTGCTATGAACGCTGGGGTATATTTCGTGACCCAGAATACAGATGACCTTTTAGATGAAAAGCTGAAAAATAATCTTGGTTTGAAATTTGCGTTCCGCTCTACTGACCTTAACGAGATTAAAAAGACCCTTGCCTTTTTCGGCGTTGACCCAGAGGACGAAAATAATCAGAAGCGATTGCGTGATTTGGAAAATGGACAGTGCCTTATCAGTGATTTATATGGTCGTGTCGGTGTGATACAGTTCCACCCTGTATTTGAAGAACTGCTCCATGCCTTTGATACCAGACCGCCTGTGCGAAAAGAGGTGTAA
- a CDS encoding conjugal transfer protein: MKKIRSYTSIWSVEKVLYSINDFRLPFPITFTQMTWFVVSLFAVMILGNLPPLSMIEGAFLKYFGIPVAFTWFMSTKTFDGKKPYGFLKSVIAYALRPKLTYAGKKVTLGRNQPQEAITTVRSEFYGISN, from the coding sequence ATGAAGAAAATACGAAGCTATACCAGTATTTGGTCTGTTGAGAAAGTGCTGTACTCCATCAACGATTTTAGACTTCCGTTTCCCATAACCTTTACGCAAATGACGTGGTTTGTCGTGTCACTGTTTGCGGTTATGATACTTGGCAACTTGCCACCTCTTTCCATGATTGAGGGAGCATTTCTCAAATATTTTGGAATTCCTGTGGCTTTCACATGGTTTATGTCTACAAAAACCTTTGATGGTAAAAAGCCTTATGGATTTTTGAAGTCTGTCATTGCTTATGCACTGCGACCAAAGCTGACCTATGCAGGGAAAAAAGTAACCCTTGGCAGAAACCAGCCACAAGAAGCCATTACGACAGTTAGGAGTGAATTTTATGGCATATCCAATTAA
- a CDS encoding CD3337/EF1877 family mobilome membrane protein, whose amino-acid sequence MKPSILNRIKSNWTLKRLGKVAMTVAFTLVIAIFLLAMMGTVVQAAGLVDDTINVANEYSRYPLENYQLDFYVDNSWGWLPWNWSDGIGKQVMYGLYAITNFIWTISLYVSNATGYLVQEAYSLDFISATADSIGKNMQTLAGVTPSGLSTEGFYVGFLLLLILVLGVYVAYTGLIKRETTKAIHAIVNFVMVFILSASFIAYAPDYIKKINDFSSDISQASLSLGTKIVMPHSDSQGKDSVDLIRDSLFSIQVQQPWLLLQYNSSDIESIGADRVESLLSTSPDSNNGEDREKIVAEEIEDRNNVNMTITKTINRLGTVFFLFVFNIGISIFVFLLTGIMIFSQVLFIIYAMFLPVSFILSMIPSFDGMSKRAITKLFNTILTRAGITLIITTAFSISTMLYTLSAGYPFFLIAFLQIVTFAGIYFKLGDLMSMFSLQSNDSQSVGSRVMRKPRMLMHAHMHRLQRKLGRSMTALGAGSAIASATGKQGQSGSSGRTQADHTRPDGQEKSTLGKRIGQTIGAVADTKDKIVDSAGNLKEQVKDIPTNARYAVYQGKSKAKENVRDLTSSISQTRADRASGRKEQQEQRRKTIAERRSEMEQVKQKKQPASSVHERPATKQEQSHDGQTAKQSSVQALRMESQQAKQERPAVKSDSSSLKAERQNRTTQERTVQKPATSTTPADRASQRPVTKERPSTVQRVQSQNLRNRPPIKSATIKKGSKKP is encoded by the coding sequence GTGAAACCATCAATATTAAACAGAATAAAATCAAACTGGACGCTGAAGCGTCTAGGTAAAGTGGCAATGACAGTGGCTTTCACACTTGTGATTGCCATTTTTCTTTTAGCCATGATGGGAACAGTGGTTCAAGCTGCGGGCTTGGTAGATGATACAATCAATGTGGCAAATGAGTACAGCCGATACCCACTTGAAAACTATCAACTGGATTTTTATGTTGATAATAGCTGGGGCTGGCTACCGTGGAACTGGTCGGACGGAATTGGAAAACAAGTCATGTATGGCTTATATGCCATTACCAATTTTATTTGGACAATCAGTCTTTATGTTTCCAATGCGACTGGCTACTTAGTTCAAGAAGCCTATTCCCTTGACTTCATTTCTGCTACAGCAGATTCCATTGGCAAGAATATGCAGACCCTTGCAGGAGTTACGCCTAGCGGACTATCAACAGAGGGATTCTATGTTGGATTCCTCTTACTCTTGATTTTGGTTCTTGGGGTTTATGTTGCCTATACAGGACTGATAAAAAGAGAAACTACAAAAGCGATTCATGCCATTGTGAACTTTGTCATGGTATTTATCCTATCAGCTTCCTTTATTGCCTACGCTCCCGACTACATTAAAAAAATCAATGATTTTTCATCAGACATCAGTCAAGCCAGCTTATCACTTGGCACAAAAATTGTCATGCCCCATTCCGATAGTCAAGGCAAGGACAGTGTGGACTTGATACGTGACAGCCTATTTTCCATACAGGTTCAACAACCGTGGCTACTGCTTCAATACAACAGTTCAGACATTGAAAGTATTGGTGCTGACCGTGTGGAAAGTCTACTTTCAACCAGTCCAGACAGTAATAATGGAGAAGACAGAGAAAAAATTGTAGCAGAAGAAATCGAAGACAGAAACAATGTGAACATGACGATTACAAAAACTATTAACCGCTTGGGTACAGTCTTCTTTCTCTTTGTATTCAATATCGGGATTTCTATATTCGTATTCCTACTAACAGGAATCATGATTTTCTCGCAGGTGCTTTTTATCATCTATGCTATGTTTCTGCCTGTGAGCTTTATTTTAAGTATGATTCCATCTTTTGATGGTATGTCGAAACGAGCCATTACTAAACTCTTTAATACCATTTTGACACGAGCTGGAATCACGCTGATTATTACGACAGCCTTTAGTATTTCAACCATGCTCTATACCTTATCGGCTGGTTATCCGTTCTTTTTGATTGCCTTTCTACAGATTGTGACCTTTGCAGGAATCTACTTCAAACTGGGCGATTTAATGAGTATGTTTTCGCTTCAAAGCAACGATTCTCAAAGTGTGGGAAGTCGTGTGATGAGAAAACCTCGTATGCTTATGCACGCTCATATGCACCGCCTACAGCGTAAACTTGGACGCTCCATGACAGCTTTAGGTGCTGGCTCTGCCATTGCCAGTGCTACAGGAAAACAAGGACAGTCGGGTAGTTCTGGTAGGACACAAGCAGATCACACCCGTCCAGACGGACAGGAAAAATCAACACTTGGAAAACGTATCGGACAAACAATCGGAGCAGTTGCTGATACCAAAGATAAAATCGTTGATTCTGCTGGTAATCTCAAAGAACAGGTTAAGGATATTCCGACCAATGCAAGATATGCAGTGTATCAAGGAAAATCCAAAGCAAAAGAAAATGTTCGTGACCTAACTTCCAGTATTTCTCAAACCAGAGCAGACAGAGCCAGCGGACGCAAGGAACAGCAGGAACAAAGACGCAAAACCATTGCAGAGCGTCGCTCTGAAATGGAACAGGTCAAACAGAAAAAACAGCCAGCTTCTTCCGTTCATGAAAGACCAGCTACTAAGCAAGAACAATCTCATGATGGACAGACCGCAAAACAATCTTCTGTTCAGGCTTTACGCATGGAATCTCAACAAGCCAAACAGGAGCGTCCAGCAGTTAAGTCCGATTCTTCAAGTTTAAAAGCGGAACGTCAAAACCGTACTACACAAGAAAGAACAGTTCAAAAGCCAGCAACTTCAACTACACCAGCAGACAGAGCTTCACAACGTCCAGTCACAAAAGAGCGTCCGTCTACTGTTCAAAGAGTTCAAAGTCAAAACCTTAGAAATAGACCACCAATAAAATCCGCCACTATCAAGAAAGGCAGTAAGAA